In a genomic window of Sinorhizobium meliloti:
- a CDS encoding putative addiction module antidote protein codes for MRAVAKHAGVTREALYKSFSEHSDPERFTLLGVAKALGITVEVVGKRNYCAEARLGA; via the coding sequence CTGAGGGCCGTCGCAAAGCACGCAGGAGTTACCCGTGAGGCACTCTATAAATCCTTTAGCGAACACAGCGATCCTGAGCGTTTCACCCTGCTGGGTGTAGCTAAGGCTCTTGGCATCACCGTTGAGGTGGTGGGCAAAAGAAATTATTGCGCCGAAGCAAGGCTGGGGGCGTAG